Proteins encoded in a region of the Anguilla anguilla isolate fAngAng1 chromosome 10, fAngAng1.pri, whole genome shotgun sequence genome:
- the zbtb26 gene encoding zinc finger and BTB domain-containing protein 26, with translation MAQNQVILQFHFSTFGESMLQKMNTLRRQSRFCDVTVRINDLEVLGHKVVFAAGSPFLRDQFFLQDSREVHISILQDAEVGHRLLLSCYTGTLEFPELELVNYLTVASFLQMGHIVEQCTQALDKFIKPHVGFEVQSTRPSSHESGQEPLSVETDNEEEGNGKDDDEVIIKRSPLPRQIRDQVHGEESSITIVKVESVCDKVSETGNSLQGQFSSPGQAVSMHSPEPQHSLINSTVDTRSGEMPVLPLQGYTFNPTAPLPGKSTLGGHLRSTDKGLQWYHQCPKCARVFRQLENYANHLKMHKLFMCLLCGKTFTQKGNLHRHMRVHAGIKPFQCKICGKTFTQKCSLLDHLNLHSGDKPHRCNYCDMVFAHKPVLRKHLKQIHGKNSFDNAKERSLLEGTNDFE, from the coding sequence ATGGCTCAGAATCAGGTTATCTTGCAGTTTCACTTTTCCACTTTTGGGGAGTCCATGCTGCAGAAGATGAACACATTGCGCAGACAGAGTCggttctgtgatgtcacagtacgGATCAATGATTTGGAGGTGCTAGGTCATAAGGTGGTGTTTGCAGCTGGGTCACCATTTCTGAGGGACCAGTTTTTCCTTCAGGACTCTCGGGAGGTACATATCTCAATACTGCAGGATGCAGAGGTTGGGCACAGGCTTCTTCTCTCCTGCTACACAGGGACCCTGGAGTTCCCAGAGCTGGAGCTTGTGAATTATCTCACTGTAGCCAGTTTCCTACAGATGGGCCACATTGTGGAACAATGCACTCAAGCCTTGGATAAATTCATCAAGCCCCATGTGGGATTTGAAGTGCAGTCTACTAGACCCTCTTCACATGAAAGTGGGCAGGAACCTCTCAGTGTGGAGACAGACAATGAAGAGGAGGGCAATGGcaaagatgatgatgaagtgATAATTAAACGGTCTCCCCTTCCTAGACAGATTAGAGATCAGGTTCATGGGGAAGAGAGCTCCATCACCATAGTGAAGGTAGAATCTGTGTGTGACAAAGTGTCTGAAACGGGTAACAGCCTGCAAGGCCAGTTCTCCAGTCCAGGTCAGGCTGTCTCAATGCATTCCCCTGAGCCACAGCACTCACTCATCAACTCCACAGTGGACACCCGGTCAGGTGAAATGCCTGTATTGCCCTTGCAGGGGTACACATTTAACCCTACAGCCCCTCTTCCAGGGAAAAGCACCCTTGGGGGACATTTGAGGAGTACAGATAAGGGCCTGCAGTGGTATCACCAGTGCCCAAAGTGTGCCCGGGTCTTCCGCCAGTTGGAGAACTATGCCAACCACCTCAAGATGCACAAGCTCTTCATGTGCCTTCTATGTGGCAAGACTTTCACACAGAAGGGCAACTTGCACCGGCACATGCGTGTCCATGCTGGAATCAAGCCCTTCCAGTGCAAGATCTGTGGGAAAACTTTTACCCAGAAGTGCTCTCTGCTAGATCACCTCAATCTGCACAGTGGAGACAAGCCCCACCGCTGTAATTACTGTGACATGGTGTTTGCTCATAAACCTGTCCTCCGAAAACATCTCAAACAAATTCATGGCAAGAACAGCTTTGATAATGCCAAGGAGCGCAGCCTACTTGAGGGCACCAATGACTTTGAGTAA